One window of the Populus nigra chromosome 4, ddPopNigr1.1, whole genome shotgun sequence genome contains the following:
- the LOC133693011 gene encoding myb-related protein 308-like: protein MGRAPCCSKVGLRRGPWTPKEDALLTEYIQAHGEGHWRSLPKKSGLLRCGKSCRLRWMNYLRPDIKRGNITPDEDDLIIRMHSLLGNRWSLIAGRLPGRTDNEIKNHWNTHLSKRLRSQGTDPNTHKKLAEPVKREVRRRTSNNDKNTSNKKQSKSRAKPVPAEKHKVHLPKAVRFASLSLPRNDSFGSSTTTSLSPSQGRDQGYCFGTELAVDVSWSNFKDCDNGVAFFVGDVDLDNGSDLECQSLLPTTDTLEKLYEEYLQVLNTNDHQDQVELNSFAESLLV, encoded by the exons ATGGGAAGGGCTCCTTGTTGCTCTAAGGTGGGGTTGCGTAGAGGACCATGGACTCCCAAAGAAGATGCATTGCTTACCGAGTATATCCAGGCTCACGGCGAGGGCCATTGGAGGTCTTTGCCTAAAAAATCTG GTCTCCTCAGATGTGGAAAAAGTTGTAGGCTAAGATGGATGAATTATTTACGACCAGACATCAAGAGAGGGAATATAACTCCTGACGAGGATGATCTCATTATTAGAATGCACTCCCTACTCGGTAACCGGTGGTCTCTCATTGCTGGAAGACTTCCAGGTCGAACCGATAACGAGATCAAGAATCATTGGAACACCCATCTCAGCAAGAGACTTAGAAGCCAAGGAACCGACCCCAACACCCACAAAAAGTTAGCAGAACCAGTAAAACGTGAAGTAAGAAGAAGGACAAGTAACAACGACAAAAACACCAGCAACAAGAAACAGAGCAAAAGCAGGGCTAAACCAGTGCCAGCTGAAAAGCATAAGGTCCACCTCCCTAAGGCTGTTAGGTTTGCTTCTTTATCCTTGCCGAGAAATGACAGTTTTGGAAGCAGTACAACTACTAGCCTGTCTCCAAGCCAAGGAAGGGATCAAGGGTACTGTTTCGGTACGGAACTTGCAGTGGATGTTTCTTGGAGTAATTTTAAGGATTGTGATAATGGGGTTGCCTTTTTTGTTGGAGATGTTGATCTTGATAATGGTTCAGATCTCGAATGCCAATCTCTTCTGCCTACGacagacaccttagagaagctATATGAGGAGTATCTTCAGGTCCTGAACACAAATGATCATCAAGATCAAGTAGAATTGAACTCCTTCGCCGAGTCACTGCTGGTAtga